CCCCAGCCACTTGTCCGGGTCCGCTTTTAACTCGTTGTTAATTATCTTTTCGGCAATTTCCACGGCCAACTTGAGGATTTCCTGTTCAGATTCGCGAATCCGGGCGATTCTTTCCTCATCCGCCCGGTTGATCAAGTTAAGCGCTTCGGCCTTCGCTTCCTGTAAAGTCGTTTCCGCGGCCGTGATCCTTTCCGCCCACGCCTTTTCGCCTTCCGCGTGTCCCTTGTTCCAACCTTCTTCGTAACCGCGGTCGTAGGCTTCTTTTTTCAAGCGGTCACACTCCGCTTCGGCCTCCTTTTTGGCCTGGGCCAGTTCTTCCTCGGTTTGCTTTCGCCGCGCTTCAAGCTCGGCAAGGATCGACTCCGCTTCCCCGCGGGCCTGCGCCAGGATCGCTTCCGCCTGTTGCCGGGCTTCCTCCAGGAGTTGCGCCGCCATTACTTCCGGCGGAACGGAGGGGGCCTCTTCCTCCTCAGACTTAGTCGCCTCCTCCATGGCCAGTGTCTCCACCACCG
The window above is part of the Capillibacterium thermochitinicola genome. Proteins encoded here:
- a CDS encoding FliH/SctL family protein gives rise to the protein MGLFQETLIKDPNIKNEACLIDVPELEWAYCELIAARAETAAVVETLAMEEATKSEEEEAPSVPPEVMAAQLLEEARQQAEAILAQARGEAESILAELEARRKQTEEELAQAKKEAEAECDRLKKEAYDRGYEEGWNKGHAEGEKAWAERITAAETTLQEAKAEALNLINRADEERIARIRESEQEILKLAVEIAEKIINNELKADPDKWLGMIKVATEKITGAAEVTIRIAQEDEAFLIQNLREVRSLFTESPRLQVVTDPNLKPGDFILQSNMGEVDARLHQQLNKIYQALKEEGS